Proteins encoded by one window of Paenibacillus sp. DCT19:
- the mltG gene encoding endolytic transglycosylase MltG, whose translation MKGKGWLILLLVIVVAAGGAGAYAWNMMRPLEASTEPIVFEIKSGTGTSKIAEQLQQEGLIRSGLAFKGYLKWKKQGSNFMAGTYSMNPGVSYEEIVNKLNNGEVVPEEMVKFTIPEGYTVLQMADKLSEEGIVDREEFIKLANDPSAFDVDIIKDVPVDEELRYVLEGYLFPETYELKKDSSTHDVMQRMLEEFQTRVNSIPDLEKELQEKNLSLHELLTIASLVEREVVVDAERPLVAGVIYNRIHQDMKLEIDATVQYLLDKPKARLLFKDLKVESPYNTYLNKGLPPGPIASPSLPSIQAALQPEASEYLFYVTKKDGSSGHLFAKTYKEHQQNIAKSKAAQ comes from the coding sequence TTGAAAGGGAAAGGTTGGTTAATTCTTCTGCTTGTCATTGTTGTAGCTGCTGGTGGGGCTGGTGCATATGCCTGGAACATGATGCGTCCACTCGAAGCTTCAACAGAGCCGATCGTTTTTGAGATCAAAAGCGGAACAGGAACATCAAAAATTGCAGAACAACTACAGCAAGAAGGTCTTATTCGAAGTGGTTTAGCTTTTAAAGGTTATTTGAAATGGAAGAAGCAAGGATCGAATTTTATGGCAGGTACCTATTCAATGAATCCTGGTGTGTCATATGAGGAGATCGTGAACAAGCTGAATAATGGTGAGGTTGTACCCGAGGAAATGGTGAAGTTTACGATTCCGGAAGGTTATACTGTGCTGCAAATGGCGGATAAATTATCGGAAGAAGGCATTGTGGATCGCGAAGAATTTATCAAGCTCGCCAATGACCCTTCTGCCTTTGATGTAGATATTATTAAAGATGTTCCAGTGGATGAAGAGTTGCGGTACGTACTGGAAGGATATCTGTTCCCTGAAACCTATGAACTCAAAAAGGACAGTTCCACTCATGATGTCATGCAGCGCATGCTGGAGGAGTTCCAAACTAGAGTGAATTCGATTCCGGATCTGGAGAAAGAACTGCAAGAGAAAAACTTGTCGTTGCATGAGTTGCTGACCATCGCGTCGTTGGTGGAGAGAGAAGTTGTAGTTGATGCAGAACGTCCTCTAGTTGCGGGCGTGATCTATAATCGGATTCATCAGGATATGAAGCTGGAGATTGATGCTACGGTGCAATATTTATTGGACAAGCCGAAGGCTAGATTGCTCTTCAAGGATCTAAAAGTAGAGAGTCCCTACAATACGTATCTGAACAAAGGTTTACCACCAGGTCCGATTGCAAGTCCAAGTCTTCCGTCCATTCAGGCGGCTCTTCAACCAGAAGCTTCAGAATACCTGTTTTATGTAACCAAAAAGGACGGTTCGTCTGGGCATTTGTTTGCCAAAACGTATAAGGAACATCAGCAAAATATAGCCAAGAGCAAGGCTGCGCAATAA
- a CDS encoding DUF1292 domain-containing protein — protein MTEYSRKDLKWTDSLRLAFGAHVELEEENGKSHPYDLLAEFEVHGQQYAVLRSSLRPYDEVELLRVLPGSEDQIMPELVTIDDDEEWENISELYDECTLPIDED, from the coding sequence ATGACTGAATACAGCCGCAAAGACCTAAAATGGACAGATTCACTGCGTTTGGCTTTTGGTGCTCATGTTGAGCTCGAGGAAGAGAACGGGAAATCACATCCCTACGACTTGCTGGCTGAATTCGAGGTGCATGGTCAGCAATACGCCGTACTTCGAAGCTCATTGCGTCCTTATGACGAAGTTGAACTTCTGAGAGTATTGCCAGGTAGTGAAGACCAGATCATGCCGGAGTTAGTAACGATTGACGATGATGAAGAGTGGGAGAACATCTCGGAATTATACGATGAATGTACACTTCCCATTGATGAAGATTAA
- a CDS encoding DUF1292 domain-containing protein → MAEDQLGMEEESEIIYIADDEGNEEEFEVIMKFEVDGSEAKYMMVAPVEPEDGETDVYAFRYEEEGDDIKLFVIQDDAEWDIVEETFNTFLAEDEEEAN, encoded by the coding sequence ATGGCTGAAGATCAACTGGGTATGGAAGAAGAATCGGAGATTATTTACATTGCGGATGACGAGGGCAATGAAGAAGAATTCGAAGTCATCATGAAGTTTGAAGTAGATGGTTCGGAGGCCAAGTACATGATGGTTGCTCCGGTTGAGCCTGAGGATGGAGAGACGGATGTATATGCATTCCGTTACGAAGAAGAGGGCGACGACATTAAACTTTTCGTCATCCAAGATGATGCCGAATGGGATATCGTTGAGGAGACGTTTAATACATTCTTAGCAGAAGATGAAGAGGAAGCGAACTAA
- the ruvX gene encoding Holliday junction resolvase RuvX has protein sequence MKILGLDYGDRRIGVAVSDAFGWTAQGLEVLERRRDEGEFGRIAELVREHEISEIVVGLPKNMNGTVGPRGEICIDFAERLRGELNLPVHLWDERLTTMAAERTLIEADVSRKKRKQVVDKMAASLILQNYLDANSKR, from the coding sequence ATGAAAATATTAGGTTTGGATTATGGGGACCGAAGAATCGGAGTTGCTGTCAGTGACGCCTTCGGTTGGACTGCCCAGGGATTGGAAGTGCTTGAACGCCGCCGGGATGAAGGTGAGTTCGGTCGAATTGCCGAGCTTGTGCGCGAGCACGAGATTAGCGAGATCGTTGTAGGGCTCCCCAAAAACATGAACGGCACCGTAGGTCCGCGGGGTGAAATCTGTATTGATTTTGCCGAACGCCTGCGGGGCGAACTGAATTTACCTGTTCACCTTTGGGATGAACGGCTGACAACCATGGCAGCGGAAAGAACGCTGATTGAAGCGGATGTCAGTCGGAAAAAACGCAAGCAGGTTGTGGACAAAATGGCCGCAAGCTTGATTTTGCAAAACTATTTAGATGCCAACAGTAAAAGGTGA
- a CDS encoding IreB family regulatory phosphoprotein, protein MDSMDKTVKFNVKGDEQEASSQEILLTVYDALVDKEYNPINQIVGYLISGDPAYIPRHNNARSLVRKKERDELIEELVRSYLANHR, encoded by the coding sequence ATGGACTCCATGGATAAGACGGTTAAATTTAATGTGAAAGGTGACGAGCAGGAGGCATCCTCCCAAGAGATTCTTCTCACGGTATATGATGCATTGGTCGATAAGGAGTATAATCCAATCAACCAGATTGTAGGGTATCTGATCTCTGGCGACCCCGCATACATCCCTCGTCACAACAATGCACGCAGCCTGGTTCGGAAAAAAGAGCGCGACGAGCTCATTGAAGAGCTTGTACGTTCTTATCTGGCCAATCACCGGTAA
- the alaS gene encoding alanine--tRNA ligase, with translation MKASEIRSKWLEFFASKGHKIEPSASLVPHNDPSLLWINAGMAPLKPYFDGREKPENPRLANSQKCIRTNDIENVGKTRRHHTFFEMLGNFSIGDYFKEETIEWAWEFLTSKEWIGFDPERLSVTVYPEDEEAFKLWNEKIGLPAERIIKLDENFWDIGEGPCGPCTEIFYDRGEAYGNDMNDPEMYPGGENERYLEVWNLVFSQFNHNKDGSYTPLPNKNIDTGAGLERFASILQNVDSNFDTDLFQPMIQRTAALAGVKYNDSVEIDVALKVIADHIRTVSFAVGDGILPGNDGRGYVIRRLLRRAVRYGKVLGLDRPFLYELTTTVGEVMGVYYPEVVEKQEFIAKVIKTEEERFHETLSDGLAILADISAAAKAEGRTVISGPEAFKLYDTYGFPFDLTEDYAAENGLTVDREGFDASMQRQRDLGRAGRQENESMKAQGGPLADLEVKSEFVGYTDLLKEAKVVAIVADEALVDAVGEGQSCQVILDQTPFYAESGGQVSDQGLLRGANMTAKVQGLFKAPMGQHVHMVVVEAGELRVGDVVKAEVDASKRGDIIKNHTATHLLHKALKDVLGTHVNQAGSLVEPQRLRFDFSHFGSITPEELTEIERQVNEQIWNRLNVNIELKAIDEAKEMGAMALFGEKYGDIVRVVQVGDYSLELCGGCHVNNTSEIGIFKLVSESGIGSGVRRIEAVTGRGAYLYVESQLELLKQSATLLKANVADVPKRIEGLNQQLKEAAREAESLQSKLSAMEAGQLTDQVVQAGNTQVLAARVDAPNMDALRTVADELKAKLPNAVLVLGAPADGKVNFVVAVPAEQVKQGLHAGKIVKEVAAVCGGGGGGRPDMAQAGGKDASKLDEALKLAVSLVSEQAV, from the coding sequence ATGAAAGCTAGTGAAATCCGGTCTAAATGGTTAGAGTTTTTTGCAAGTAAAGGTCATAAAATTGAACCAAGTGCATCCCTTGTACCTCACAATGATCCATCCTTGTTGTGGATTAATGCAGGTATGGCGCCGCTCAAACCGTATTTTGACGGTCGTGAGAAGCCGGAGAATCCACGTCTTGCGAACTCGCAAAAATGTATTCGTACGAATGATATCGAAAATGTCGGCAAAACGCGCCGTCACCACACATTTTTCGAAATGTTAGGTAACTTCTCCATTGGAGATTACTTCAAGGAAGAGACGATCGAGTGGGCATGGGAGTTCCTGACAAGCAAAGAGTGGATTGGTTTCGACCCAGAGCGTCTGTCCGTAACGGTATATCCAGAAGACGAAGAAGCGTTCAAACTGTGGAATGAAAAGATTGGTCTGCCTGCAGAGCGGATTATTAAGCTGGACGAGAACTTCTGGGACATTGGTGAAGGCCCTTGTGGACCATGTACGGAGATTTTCTACGATCGCGGCGAAGCTTATGGCAACGACATGAATGATCCAGAGATGTACCCAGGTGGAGAGAATGAACGTTATCTCGAAGTATGGAACTTGGTATTCTCCCAATTCAATCACAATAAAGATGGCAGCTATACCCCGCTTCCGAACAAAAACATTGATACAGGTGCAGGCCTCGAGCGGTTTGCTTCCATTCTTCAAAATGTGGATTCCAACTTCGATACGGATCTGTTCCAACCGATGATTCAAAGAACAGCGGCACTTGCTGGTGTTAAATATAATGATAGCGTCGAAATTGACGTTGCACTAAAAGTTATTGCGGATCACATCCGTACGGTTTCTTTTGCTGTAGGTGATGGCATTTTGCCAGGTAATGATGGCCGCGGATATGTTATCCGTCGTTTGCTCCGCCGTGCAGTGCGTTACGGTAAAGTGCTTGGACTAGACCGTCCGTTCCTATATGAACTGACAACAACGGTCGGTGAGGTTATGGGCGTGTACTATCCAGAAGTGGTGGAGAAGCAAGAGTTCATTGCTAAAGTCATCAAAACGGAAGAAGAGCGTTTCCACGAAACACTTAGCGATGGTTTGGCGATTCTGGCTGATATTAGTGCAGCAGCTAAAGCGGAAGGACGCACTGTTATTAGTGGCCCAGAAGCTTTCAAACTGTATGACACTTACGGATTCCCGTTTGACCTTACAGAAGACTATGCAGCTGAGAATGGTCTCACGGTAGATCGTGAAGGATTCGATGCTTCGATGCAACGTCAACGTGATCTTGGACGTGCAGGTCGTCAGGAGAACGAAAGTATGAAGGCTCAAGGTGGCCCTCTTGCTGATCTGGAGGTTAAAAGCGAGTTTGTTGGTTATACTGACCTGTTGAAGGAAGCAAAAGTGGTAGCTATTGTTGCTGACGAAGCGCTTGTGGATGCTGTCGGTGAAGGGCAGTCTTGCCAGGTCATCCTTGACCAAACACCGTTCTACGCGGAAAGTGGTGGACAAGTTAGTGACCAAGGTTTGTTGCGCGGAGCTAATATGACTGCTAAAGTTCAAGGCTTGTTCAAAGCTCCAATGGGACAACATGTGCATATGGTCGTGGTAGAAGCTGGTGAGCTGCGTGTGGGTGATGTCGTTAAAGCAGAAGTGGATGCGTCCAAACGTGGAGATATTATCAAAAACCATACCGCAACCCACCTGTTGCACAAAGCACTCAAGGATGTACTGGGAACTCACGTTAATCAAGCAGGATCATTGGTTGAACCACAACGTCTGCGTTTCGACTTCTCTCACTTCGGCAGCATTACACCGGAAGAATTGACGGAGATCGAGCGTCAGGTTAACGAACAGATCTGGAATCGCTTGAACGTGAACATTGAATTGAAGGCGATCGATGAAGCCAAGGAAATGGGCGCAATGGCGCTATTTGGTGAAAAATACGGAGATATCGTGCGTGTAGTTCAAGTAGGAGACTACAGTTTGGAACTTTGCGGCGGTTGCCACGTAAATAATACATCGGAGATTGGAATTTTCAAATTAGTAAGCGAAAGCGGAATTGGTTCCGGTGTGCGCCGTATCGAAGCTGTTACGGGTCGTGGTGCATATCTCTATGTTGAGAGTCAGCTAGAACTGTTGAAACAATCGGCTACTTTGCTCAAAGCAAATGTTGCTGATGTACCTAAACGGATTGAAGGCTTGAATCAACAATTGAAAGAAGCAGCAAGAGAAGCAGAATCTCTTCAAAGCAAGCTCAGTGCTATGGAAGCAGGTCAACTCACTGACCAAGTCGTACAAGCTGGTAACACACAAGTATTAGCAGCTCGTGTAGATGCTCCGAACATGGATGCACTGCGGACCGTAGCGGATGAACTGAAAGCGAAACTGCCTAATGCAGTCCTCGTACTAGGTGCTCCCGCAGATGGTAAAGTAAACTTTGTTGTCGCTGTACCTGCAGAGCAAGTGAAGCAAGGTCTTCATGCAGGTAAAATTGTTAAGGAAGTTGCAGCTGTGTGCGGTGGCGGTGGCGGTGGACGTCCAGACATGGCACAAGCTGGTGGTAAGGACGCATCCAAGCTGGATGAAGCACTGAAATTGGCTGTATCACTTGTAAGCGAGCAGGCGGTTTAA
- a CDS encoding AI-2E family transporter, with protein MEQLTKHKLFRYAIWLLLGLIILYFIWLLRPLLLHIYGFLKTVLAPFIVALIISYVLNPIVSMLGGRKVPRTIAVLLIYAFFLTCIGVILMNVIPVLIEQLEELNEHMPELSMRAQSLMNSMDNKLMPPSVRTGMNSWFFQMEDRLTQGITVLMDNIGATINVLFNVFIVPFLIFYMLKDFEVFERTVVAYLPRSRRKAIVSVMKEIDAALGNYIRGQFIVCVIVGIFAYIGYVIVDMPYALLLASIVAVFNIVPYLGPFLGAAPAVVMASTVSLKMVLFVVIVNTLCQVLESNVISPQVVGRTLHLHPLSIIFALLVGGELAGIVGLILAVPVFAVLKVIMQHFFAYYIKRRIE; from the coding sequence GTGGAGCAATTAACCAAACACAAGCTGTTCCGTTACGCCATCTGGCTGTTGCTGGGCTTGATTATTTTATATTTTATCTGGCTGTTAAGGCCGTTGTTACTTCATATATATGGATTTCTGAAAACAGTTCTGGCGCCTTTTATTGTAGCTCTGATCATATCTTATGTTCTGAATCCAATCGTAAGTATGCTAGGTGGGCGTAAAGTGCCGCGGACAATTGCTGTACTGCTGATCTATGCCTTTTTCCTGACTTGCATCGGTGTAATCTTGATGAATGTAATCCCTGTATTGATTGAACAACTGGAAGAGTTGAATGAACATATGCCCGAGCTTTCGATGCGAGCCCAAAGTTTGATGAATAGCATGGATAACAAGTTAATGCCGCCAAGTGTGCGCACAGGCATGAATAGCTGGTTTTTTCAGATGGAAGATCGGCTGACGCAAGGGATTACGGTGCTGATGGATAATATCGGAGCAACCATTAATGTATTGTTCAATGTATTTATCGTGCCTTTTCTTATTTTCTATATGCTTAAGGACTTTGAAGTGTTTGAGCGTACCGTTGTTGCCTACTTACCCCGCTCACGTCGCAAGGCCATTGTTTCAGTCATGAAAGAGATTGATGCAGCACTAGGCAATTACATTCGTGGGCAGTTTATCGTGTGTGTGATCGTAGGAATCTTCGCCTATATTGGTTATGTCATTGTCGATATGCCATATGCCTTATTGCTGGCAAGCATTGTTGCTGTGTTTAACATCGTTCCCTATCTAGGGCCATTCCTGGGGGCGGCGCCTGCAGTCGTAATGGCGTCCACCGTATCTCTCAAAATGGTGCTGTTCGTGGTCATCGTTAATACGTTATGTCAGGTATTAGAAAGTAACGTCATATCTCCACAAGTGGTCGGGCGAACATTGCACCTGCATCCGCTGTCGATTATCTTTGCCCTTCTCGTTGGGGGAGAGCTGGCTGGCATTGTTGGACTTATTCTCGCTGTACCTGTCTTTGCCGTCCTGAAAGTGATTATGCAGCATTTCTTCGCATACTATATCAAGCGGAGGATTGAATAA
- a CDS encoding PRC-barrel domain-containing protein has product MKLQEMIGLAVFDVEDGKQVGKIQDFIVSDDWKIEGIELENKGLFTSHVKIVQWQDIVAYGEDAVMIRNQQAVRKTGADDIKHTYLLGQSKLKERSVLTEEGLLLGRISDVYFDQELGNTIIGIEITDGFVSDLIEGRKWLPCTSDMSIGENAVMVPPLSEQRLENAIHSVNG; this is encoded by the coding sequence ATGAAGCTTCAGGAAATGATCGGTCTAGCTGTTTTTGATGTTGAGGATGGCAAACAGGTCGGCAAAATCCAGGATTTCATTGTGAGTGACGATTGGAAAATTGAAGGCATTGAACTTGAGAACAAAGGCCTGTTTACCAGTCATGTCAAAATCGTGCAGTGGCAAGATATCGTTGCCTACGGCGAAGATGCCGTCATGATCCGTAATCAACAGGCTGTCCGCAAGACGGGAGCCGACGACATAAAACATACGTACCTTCTCGGTCAGTCTAAATTGAAGGAGAGATCTGTACTTACTGAAGAGGGATTGTTGTTAGGACGAATCTCTGATGTTTATTTTGACCAAGAGTTGGGAAATACAATAATAGGGATTGAAATTACGGACGGGTTCGTGTCCGATTTGATTGAGGGCCGTAAATGGCTGCCATGTACAAGCGATATGTCTATCGGGGAAAATGCCGTTATGGTACCTCCACTGAGTGAGCAGCGCTTGGAAAATGCCATTCATTCTGTTAATGGATAG
- a CDS encoding cysteine desulfurase family protein encodes MQRIYLDHAASTPMHPQVAEAMMKVMTGQYGNASSIHAFGRDAKRVVSGARDAVAKALGCLPDELVFTGGGTESDNLAVFGAVSARKDRGRHVITTAIEHHAVLHTCQELERQGYEVTYLPVDQYGRINVDELRDAIRPDTILITIMFANNEVGTIQPIREIGELARQHDIWFHTDAVQALGTQQISCHDLPVDLISFSAHKINGPQGVGALYVRRGIVLEARAHGGLQERQRRAGTENMAGIAGFAEALRLVSAEQQMRYEHDLQLRALLLQQLEQHVGTEHFHVNGHPEFTLPNIINISFPEVSTETMLMNLDMEGIAVASGSACTSGSLELSHVLKAMKLPEAFLHSAIRFSWGLGNTTEEIRITAEKIGTILGRLRNRP; translated from the coding sequence ATGCAAAGAATCTACCTGGATCATGCTGCATCCACACCAATGCATCCACAGGTCGCAGAAGCGATGATGAAAGTTATGACAGGGCAATATGGTAATGCATCCAGCATTCATGCATTTGGACGTGATGCCAAACGCGTTGTCAGCGGCGCGAGAGATGCTGTAGCGAAGGCTTTGGGCTGTTTGCCAGATGAGCTGGTGTTCACCGGAGGTGGAACGGAAAGTGATAATCTAGCTGTTTTTGGTGCCGTATCAGCAAGAAAAGATCGTGGACGTCATGTCATTACAACGGCTATTGAACACCATGCTGTATTGCATACATGTCAGGAATTGGAGCGTCAAGGATACGAAGTAACTTATCTGCCTGTTGATCAGTATGGAAGAATTAACGTGGATGAATTACGTGATGCGATTCGTCCAGACACAATTCTGATTACGATTATGTTTGCCAACAATGAAGTAGGAACAATTCAGCCGATACGTGAGATTGGTGAGCTTGCAAGACAACATGATATCTGGTTCCATACCGATGCGGTTCAAGCACTGGGTACACAACAGATCTCATGCCATGATTTGCCTGTGGATCTGATTAGCTTCTCTGCTCACAAAATCAATGGACCACAAGGTGTCGGTGCACTCTATGTGCGGCGTGGAATCGTGCTGGAAGCAAGAGCACACGGAGGGTTGCAGGAGCGGCAGAGACGTGCAGGAACAGAGAACATGGCGGGCATTGCCGGATTCGCTGAAGCATTACGACTTGTTTCGGCAGAACAACAAATGCGTTACGAGCATGATCTGCAGCTTAGAGCATTATTGCTTCAACAGTTGGAGCAGCACGTGGGAACAGAGCATTTTCATGTGAACGGCCACCCCGAATTTACGCTTCCCAACATTATAAATATCAGCTTCCCGGAAGTGTCCACAGAGACGATGTTAATGAACCTCGATATGGAGGGGATCGCTGTTGCCAGCGGCTCGGCATGTACATCGGGTTCTCTTGAATTGTCCCATGTACTCAAAGCGATGAAGCTTCCAGAGGCATTTTTGCACTCAGCGATTCGTTTTAGTTGGGGATTGGGTAATACTACGGAAGAAATCAGGATAACCGCCGAAAAAATTGGAACCATTCTTGGGCGACTGCGTAATAGACCCTAA
- a CDS encoding Rrf2 family transcriptional regulator, which yields MKISTKGRYGLTIMMELAARTGEGPTSLKSIAERNQLSEHYLEQLIAPLRNAGLVKSIRGAYGGYILAGDPATVTAGDVIRVLEGPISPVDFTEEDDPAKRDLWLRIRDSIAEVLDSTTLKDLISFEDQEKKDSYMFYI from the coding sequence TTGAAGATATCAACAAAAGGCCGTTACGGTCTCACAATCATGATGGAGCTGGCTGCCAGAACAGGCGAAGGCCCTACATCACTTAAAAGCATTGCCGAGCGCAACCAGCTCTCCGAGCATTATCTGGAGCAATTGATCGCTCCGCTGCGTAATGCAGGACTGGTTAAAAGTATTCGCGGTGCCTACGGTGGCTACATTCTCGCAGGCGATCCTGCAACAGTAACCGCAGGTGACGTGATCCGCGTTCTAGAAGGACCAATCTCCCCGGTGGACTTCACCGAAGAGGATGACCCAGCTAAGCGAGATCTGTGGCTGCGTATTCGTGATAGCATTGCAGAGGTGCTGGACTCTACAACATTGAAGGATCTCATTTCGTTCGAGGATCAGGAGAAAAAAGATAGCTACATGTTCTATATCTAA
- the mnmA gene encoding tRNA 2-thiouridine(34) synthase MnmA: protein MSKTIENTRVVVGMSGGVDSSVTALLLKEQGYDVIGIFMKNWDDTDEFGHCTAEEDSEDVRRVCEQIGIPYYTVNFEKEYFDKVFSYFLDEYKSGRTPNPDVMCNREIKFGEFLNKALDLGADYVATGHYARLVEEDGQFKLLRGVDNNKDQTYFLNALNQNQLSKAMFPIGHLPKPEVRKIAEAAGLYTAKKKDSTGVCFIGERNFKEFLSNYLPAKGGDMVDIVTGEVKGRHDGLMYYTLGQRQGLGIGGSGNGEPWFVADKDLERNQLLVVQGDAHASLYSTGLTATGVNWIAGAEKVPNVPFRCTAKFRYRQPDQGVTLTWQEDGSVDVQFDQQQKAITPGQAVVFYDGEVCLGGGTIDQVQKVPVPAMQ, encoded by the coding sequence ATGTCCAAAACAATTGAAAATACACGGGTCGTCGTTGGCATGTCCGGGGGTGTCGATTCTTCCGTAACTGCGCTCCTATTGAAAGAGCAAGGATACGATGTCATCGGCATTTTCATGAAAAACTGGGATGACACAGACGAGTTCGGCCACTGTACCGCTGAAGAAGATTCAGAGGATGTGCGCCGGGTATGTGAACAGATCGGCATTCCATACTACACTGTCAACTTCGAGAAAGAATACTTTGATAAAGTATTTTCCTATTTCCTTGATGAATATAAGTCAGGTCGCACGCCAAATCCTGATGTCATGTGCAACCGCGAGATCAAGTTCGGCGAATTCCTTAACAAAGCGCTTGATCTGGGTGCAGATTATGTAGCAACAGGTCACTATGCCCGCCTGGTTGAAGAGGATGGCCAATTCAAACTGCTGCGTGGTGTGGACAATAACAAGGATCAGACTTATTTCCTTAACGCACTCAATCAGAACCAGCTATCCAAAGCAATGTTCCCAATCGGTCATCTTCCCAAACCGGAAGTGCGTAAAATCGCTGAAGCAGCCGGTCTGTACACTGCGAAGAAAAAAGATAGCACAGGTGTCTGCTTTATTGGCGAGCGCAACTTCAAAGAGTTCCTGAGTAACTACCTACCTGCCAAAGGTGGAGATATGGTAGATATCGTTACTGGTGAAGTAAAAGGTCGCCATGATGGCCTCATGTACTACACACTTGGACAACGCCAAGGTCTCGGAATTGGTGGGTCTGGTAATGGTGAGCCTTGGTTTGTTGCTGATAAGGATCTGGAGCGTAATCAACTGCTTGTTGTACAGGGCGATGCCCATGCAAGCTTGTACTCAACAGGTCTCACAGCAACCGGTGTAAACTGGATTGCTGGTGCAGAGAAGGTGCCTAACGTACCATTCCGCTGTACCGCAAAATTCCGCTATCGCCAGCCAGATCAAGGCGTAACGCTGACATGGCAAGAAGACGGTAGTGTCGATGTACAATTCGACCAGCAGCAAAAAGCCATTACACCAGGACAAGCTGTCGTTTTCTACGACGGAGAAGTGTGTCTGGGCGGCGGAACGATAGATCAGGTGCAAAAAGTACCTGTACCCGCAATGCAATAA
- the crcB gene encoding fluoride efflux transporter CrcB — MILWIGCAGMVGAVLRYSLGKWITGSISTGFPWGTWMINISGSLLLGLLYSWHQSAIIPDWLWVVGGTGFCGAYTTFSTFGYETLGLLNQARYARAAVYVASSVVLGVTAAYVGTWVG, encoded by the coding sequence ATGATCCTGTGGATTGGGTGTGCCGGTATGGTGGGTGCAGTGCTTCGTTATAGTCTCGGAAAATGGATTACGGGCTCCATCAGTACAGGATTTCCGTGGGGAACCTGGATGATTAATATCAGTGGTTCTCTATTATTGGGTTTGCTGTATAGCTGGCATCAGTCGGCGATAATACCGGATTGGTTATGGGTGGTAGGAGGTACAGGGTTCTGCGGAGCATATACTACCTTCTCCACCTTCGGATATGAAACACTTGGCTTGTTGAATCAAGCAAGGTATGCCCGAGCTGCTGTGTATGTAGCTAGTTCAGTTGTGCTAGGTGTAACCGCCGCTTATGTAGGAACCTGGGTCGGGTGA
- the crcB gene encoding fluoride efflux transporter CrcB produces the protein MKEFIYVACGGLVGTLTRYGVQVWMPAANEGFPWAVLLINALGSLFLGWFFTVAVPGKITPQLRLAIGTGFTGAFTTFSTFSLDIVRLIEGGLWERALIYLLVSLVAGLLLCGLGMKIGHRMLSKSSAGGAS, from the coding sequence ATGAAAGAATTCATATATGTGGCGTGTGGTGGATTGGTAGGAACACTTACCCGGTATGGAGTACAGGTCTGGATGCCTGCAGCGAATGAAGGTTTTCCTTGGGCGGTGCTGTTGATTAATGCGCTTGGCAGCTTGTTCCTGGGATGGTTCTTCACCGTTGCTGTCCCGGGTAAAATAACACCTCAACTCCGCCTAGCAATCGGCACTGGATTTACAGGGGCGTTCACTACATTTTCCACGTTCAGTCTAGATATCGTGCGGTTGATCGAGGGAGGACTATGGGAGAGAGCTCTCATATACCTGTTAGTTAGTTTGGTTGCAGGACTGCTTCTCTGTGGGCTTGGCATGAAAATTGGACATCGTATGCTCAGCAAATCGTCGGCAGGAGGTGCTTCATGA